TCTCTTGTTCACCATTTCGAATTCCTAACGCCCGTCTCGCTTGTGCCAAGGCTGCAATTGCAAATAAAAAACAACTTATAAAATTGTAGCTTGAAGGCTGTCGTAAGATAATACAAACCCGCCACTTTTATAGAGGCGGGTTTTTTAATTATCAGGAAAGTATCCCATTTTTTACGCACATTTTCATAGAATCTTTTTGGAATTGAGAATAATTTATAAAAAATCCCAATCTCAAAATTCGATCCGCTTTCATAAGTCGTAATAAAAGACAGATGAAGTAAACTAACTTATAATAAGTAAATCGAAATTCTTTTTTAAAGAAAGTAGATAATCTTAACGTGATGTTAGAGGAATTATTTGGGGGTATTCGATGACTACTTTATTAATTATTGCTGTATTGGTGGTTTTTGCTGCACTGCTTTATGTGTTTTGGCGCCAACAGCAAAAACACTTGAAATTTTCAACCCGCGTCTTTGTGGCATTGTTTGCTGGGATTGTTTTTGGCGGACTATTGCAATTAATTTTTGGCACAAAAGACGCTGTGACCGCTGGTGCTTTAGAATGGATTCAAATTGTCGGGAATGGTTACGTAAGCTTATTACAAATGTTGGTTATGCCACTTGTCTTTGTTTCAATTGTGTGTGCTTTTACACGCATGAAAGAAAGTAACAAGCTAGGAAAAATTAGTTTTACCGTCTTGGCAACGCTCTTAGCAACAACAGCTGTTGCGGCGTTAATTGGTTACACGAGTATTGTGGTATTCAATTTAGATGGCGCCTCTTTTACGCAAGGTGCAGCTGAATCTGCTCGCATTGCTGAATTGGCACAACGCCAGACACAAGTGGAAAACTTATCAATTCCACAACAGATTCTATCTTTTATTCCAACTAACGTTTTTGCTGATTTAGCTGGCACACGGGCAACCAGTACGATTGGGGTTGTAATCTTTTCGGCATTTGTCGGTGTTGCTTATCTTGGTGTAAAAAGAAAAGCGCCAAAAGAAGCGGAATTTTTTGAAAAGTTGATGGACAGTCTTTACAAAATTGTCATGCGGATTGTAACTTTGGTTTTACGCTTAACACCATATGGCGTTTTTGCCTTAATGACCAATGTATTGGCTTCAAGTGACTTTGCGGCAATCGTTAACTTAGGCAAATTTATTTTGGCTTCTTATAGTGCATTAATTGTCGTGATGTTGGTCCATTTACTTGTATTAAGTTTTGTCAAAGTCAGTCCAGTTACTTATTTGAAAAAAGCATTGCCAGTTTTAAGTTTTGCGTTTACTTCACGTTCATCTGCCGGTTCAATGCCATTAAATATTGAGACACAAACCAAGGCATTTGGAGTGGATGATGCCACTGCGAATTTTGCTGCTAGCTTTGGTATCTCAATTGGACAAAATGGTTGTGCGGGAGTTTACCCGGCGATGTTAGCAACAATTGTTGCACCAACTGCCGGCATTGATATTTTTAGTATCCAATTTGTCTTAATGTTAATCGCCGTGGTGACGATTAGTTCCTTTGGTGTTGCCGGAGTTGGTGGTGGCGCTACTTTTGCTTCGTTGATCGTCTTAGGTGCATTGAATTTACCGATTGCTATTGTTGGTTTGGTTATTTCAGTAGAACCACTTATTGATATGGCTCGGACAGCAATTAATGTCAGTGATGCGATGGTGGCAGGAATTGTCACTTCCACAAGAATTAAAGAAATTGATCGTAGCGTCCTTGAAAATCCAGACGCTGTTATTGATACCCAAGCATAATAACAAAAACAGTAAGGAAAACGCGTAAAGTTAAAATAGAGAACTCTATTTTGTCTTTACGCGTTTAATCCTTACTGTTTTATTTCGTTTTAATAAAAATGTTTCACAAAAAAATATTGCAATCTACTTAAATGTAATAGATAGCAGAATTATCATTGTCTTATCGAAGATAAATTAAAAGCAAGTTTCTTTTCTTGCGGAGATGTTTCACAATAGGCCAATCTTTTTCCACAATTAAAAAAAGGTATTAGAAAAAATGGGGGAATCCGAGTGGAAAAAATTTAAAAAGGATTGTTTCCTGAATATCTTTTTGCTAGAATGGAAAATCAAGCCGAATTTCTTTTTTGTAACAAATTGGTAGAAAATAATTTTTATTGAAATTTTTTGGCTAAAAAAGTGATAATATTTCTTTTTTATCTTTTTTAGAAATTTTACTTTATGCTCTATGATATAATGGCAGTGTTTTTAAAAGGTAGTACCAATTGTTAGCAACTATCTTTTAAAGCTAGAGAAGAGGTTATACGATGTACAGAAGAGAACTCCTAAATGACTGGGATAAAAAAATTATGGAATTTCTCCGTTTTCTGACCCAAAGAGGAAATCGTGCTACTAAAAAAGCAGTCGCGCAAAAATTAGCACTGACAAGACCAACCTTGTTGAAACTAGTGGCAGATATTCAAGCAATTTTTAAGGATATGGAAGGGTTCCAACTGACTGCTTCCAACTATGAATATTATTTACATATTGATTTAACTCAGAATTTAAGTTTTATTACAAAATATTTGATGCAATATTCCCGTAAGTATAAGATTTTAAAAGAGATTTTTTTCGTGAAAATGTGAATGTTAACTATTTTTGCGATTTAAATGGGTTAAGTATGGCAACTTATTATGCTGAGGTAAAGGAACTGAATCAATTATTACTTGAATTTGATTTGGTTATTAAAAATAATCAAATTCAAGGTTCTGAATTGCAAATTCGTCATTTTTTCAGTTCTCTTTTTTTTCATACACTTCCTGTTACAAAGATTGAACAATTACAAGAGCAGTTGTTACCGACCGCGTTTATTTCTGATTTAGAACAATGCTTAGAAATTCGCGTTAATCATTGTTTTTTACATGAATTGACCCTCTACTTATGGGTCGTGAAAATTCGCAGTGAACAAGGAAAAGATCAGCTAGCCACTGAGGCTGATTTTGTGGCGGAAATCCGCAACCTAGGTAATCGGGAGAGCTTTATTAGTGGCGTGCAGGAGATGTCTAGTTTTGGCATTTTAAAAAATTTATGCCATAAGCATTTAGTTTATTTTCCGACCCAAAAAAATAGTGAAGTGAGCCGCTTGATTTGCTTTTTCATGAGCCATCATTTTTCTTCTTCGGATTCTTTATTGTTCAGAGAATTAAAAGATCTAGGTCGAAGACATAACTTTGTCAGCTTTCGTTTTGTGCAAACATTTCTTTTTCTATCAGAAGCTACCTCAACTAAAAATAGTTATGTCGTCTATAATGTAATCAAGTCGATTTGGCAAAATATTTTGCTAAAAGGACAGATTATGATGGATCAAGCTATCTTCTTTAATCGCTATTTAGAGGAATTGGAAGCTATTAATCAAAAAAAACATTTTGATGGGATTGTTTTGCAATTAGAAAGTTACTTTCCAGAATTATTTTTTCATCAAAAGATCACCGATCCGCTACGGGGTGATTTAGGACGGGCCTTTTTATATTTACAAGAAGAAAAAGAAGCCTTGTATCATGTGGGGATTTATTATGTCGGCAACCAACTTTTGGCCCGGCAGATGACGGAATATTATCTGTATGAGCTGAATAAGTATCCCAATCTATATGCCACTGCTTGGAATAGCAGTAGTGACTTTGATATCGTATTAAGTAATTATGAAATTGGTGATTTAATTCAAAAAGAACAATTGTTTTATATTAATGTTTCTCATCCGGAGTTGAATATTCAAGAAATTTTGAAATATGTAAAAACAAAACAAAAACGGGTAGGGTAAAAAAGTTAGGCTAAAATTAGTAGGATAAAGCTCCTAGCACAAATAGAATTCTCTTATTGGCTGTATATCGGCTAAATTTCATTTAAATACTTGTGATAATTGAGAAATCCAAAAGCGAAGTTTTATTGTCTGAGCTTTTGGATTTTTTAGTAGCTTAAAAATAGTTTCCCGATTTTTCTAATATTTTTACAGGGGTGTAAAAAAATCAGAACTTTTATTTCTATTAAATTGTTAGAATTTTATTAGATAAGGGGGAGTTATATGAGGAAAACAAAATTTACGAAAAAAATGATTTTAGATAAAGCCGCAAAGTTTGTTCAGACATATGGCTTTGATGAATTGACGACCCGTAATTTAGCCGACTATATGAAAATGAGTACCCAACCAATTTACAAACAATTTGATTCGATGCATGATTTAAAACAAGCATTGGTCATCAATTATTTTGCCAAAATTAATCAAAGTTTTGAAAAAGTCGATTATGCGAATGGTTTAGCCGACTTTGCCTTACATTTTGTCGTTTATAATCAGAAATGTTATGAATTGTTTTTACATATCTTTTTTTATCCCAAAAAAAGAGCACAACTTGTCGTGCGATTCAAACAATTTCCCAACAATTCTTTTATGATTTGATTCAAGCAGACCCCAAATTATGCCAGTTATCTACAAGTCAGCAACAGCAGTTACAAGAGCAGTATTTTCTACTTCTAATTGGAAGTGTGCTGACCCATCGCCGTTTCATTGAAGTGCAGCAAGAAAAAGTTATGTTGTTGCAACTAAATGATTTAGTAGACAATCTAACCCAACATATCGCCAAACAAAATTGATGAAGTCTTTTAGTAAAGTAGAAGTAGCCAAATTGTAATAATGGCTATCTGCTAGCTAAAAGGCTTTTTTATTGTGGTAAAAAAATCTCATAAAGGGGGATTTCTTTACTATTATTTGATGGAGGATTGTAAAATAGCTGTATTTTGCTACTCTGAATAAAGAGAGACGAAATAAATGGGGTTAGGGGCGATTTGATGAACTTAAGGTCACTACTGAGTAAAAGCATGCTACGGCATTTACACTTATTAGAATTACTACATGAAAGTCAATATGGACTACCAACAGATACGCTAATAAAGGAATTGCAATGTTCATTACCAGTCTTATTAAACGATATACGTCTAATTAATGAAGAACAAGATATCGCACAAATTGAGAAATATAAAGGATTACATCAGCTTAAAATGCAAAAATCATCCTCCGTTAGTCGTTTGTATGCTGAATTTTTGCGGCGATCCTCGGAGTTTCAGATTTTTGAGGCTTTATTATACGAGCAGCACGATAATATTACCGAACTGGCAGGAGAATTATATTTAAGTGTTTCCAATACGCAACGTTACTTGAAAAAAATTCAAGCTGCTCTAAAAGAAATCGGCGTTGAATTAAAACATCGCCCTTTACGCTTGGAAGGAAAAGAAAGTACTATTCGGCAACTCTATTATCGTTATTTTTCAGAAAAAAATTATCAATTGGAAATTAGTTTGCCAACCCTTACAAAAGAGCAACAAAATCTGTTGATCGACTTTGTAAAAGCGTTTCTTCAAAAAAATGGTTTTTTACAAAAACATATTTTTGTTCATCGTTTGGTTTATAATTTATACATTAGCTTATGGCGGATTAAAAATCACCATCATTTCTCAAAATGGCAATTACAAAATGAAGGTATTGCATTACCAACAGGAAGTGTGGCAACACAATTTCAGCAGTTGGTTTTTCAAGCTTTTAACTTTGCTTATGATGAGCAAAATTGCAAAGATTCATTTTGGCTTTTATATAGTGACAGCTTAATTTTGAACACAAATCAATTGGCAGCAATTTTGCAAAATAACGAACGTGGCAAGACTCATTTTGCCATTCACCAGCAACTGGTTGCCAAGTTTAGTGGACTGTTGACAAAACCCTTAACAAAAGAGGAACAAATAGAGCTTAGTTGTATTTTGCAAAATTTTTCTTTTCTCTATGCAACTGATGGTACTTGTGTAAATATTCTTCGTCTTGATAAAAAAGATTTCGTTGTCGCAATGGCAAAAACATATCCCTTTGGTGTAGAGAAAATTAAACAATTAGTAACAGATATTGCCACGAGCTATCATTTTTATTTTGAAAAAGACTTCATTATTGCTTATGTATACTGGCTTATTACCTTTGTACCAGATTGGATGGAAAAAATAAAATTAAGTCACAAGAGACTTAAGATTTTGCTGCTTTCGAGTTTGTCGCCTACCGCAGAAAGCTATTTAGCTATGCAGATTACCAAAAAAATTTATGGTAATTTTGAAATAGTGCAAGGAAATCAAGCCGAAAAAGACTTCATGACAGAAATTAGCCACTATGACTTAATTTTAACCACAGAAGATGTGAAACTAGATGATAATTTGGCTGTGCTACATATCGACTCGTATTTGTCTTGGCACAATATTTTTTTAATACAAGAAAAAGTCAGTGAATTAACTGAAAATATGACCGAACTAGCGGAAAAGGTGTCTTAAAAAGTGTTTTAGCGGTAAAAAAGACCGAATTATTTTAAAGATAGCAGTGGCTATTTTTAAATTATTCGGTCTTTTAAAAGCATACCAGTAATATTTATTTCAATTGAAAATCAAGCGTGACAGGATTGTGATCAGAATAAGCAAAATCTGTATCTACTACTGCGACATTTTTAACCGCAATATTATCTGAAACAATAAAGCCATCGATCAAAGTCACGAAGGTGTGGCCTCTTTTATAAGCCTCATTTAAATTTCGAGCAGAAGGAACTTTGGCAGTTGCTAAATTGTTTACGGGAATATGAAATCCTTTGGGTAACTTGTCTTTTGGAAAAGGATGCGTCCAAGTCAAAGGCGTTTTGGCAGTGCCAAAAACCGCAGGAGCATCTCCTAAAATATCGTGATTAAAGTCGCCGGCAACTAAAACGTAATTGCCTTTTTCATATTCTGTTGTCAAAAAATCTGTGAGTTTTTTTAATTGTGCATTTTGAATAGCTTTGTTTTTGGTATATGCTGATAAATGAATGTTAATTAAGACTAATGCTTTACCATTTTTGACAGGAGTTTTTGTTACTGTAAAGGCACGGTCATAGTCTAAAATTTTTGTGACGCCTTTATCAATGGGCAGCTGGTAGCGTTTGGCCTGCATTAATGAACTCTTACTCAACGTAACTAAGCCAGATTTTGTTTTGCCAATGGGCTCAGAAAAAGGGTAGAAGAGATAAGGTGAGTCATAGTTTACCCCATAGACACTATTATAGTTACCAAATTTTTGTTGGAGCAAATTTACTTCGTTAACGTGATAAGAACGATCACCATTTTCGTCAACTTCTTGATAGAAGACTAAATCTGGCTTTTGTTTTTTTACGGATTTGGTAATTCCTGCCAGATTTTTATAAACAATCCCTTTATTATCAGCCCGGGATTGTGTCCCGCCATCCATGAAGAAACTGTAAGTCGGTGGATAAGAAGCGTAGCCAATATTATACGTTAGTGCGCGGTAATTTGTGTTTGTTGCTAGGGTTTTCTCTTGCTGGGCTTTGACATTTAAATTTACATTATCGGCAATACGATGATAACTCAAAAAGACATACCCTAAATATCCGCTTACTACTAAAAGAAACGTGCCTATGAGTAGTAAAATTATTTTCAACCATTTTTTCATTTTCTTACCTCCTGGTAGTTATCCTACACAAAATCATAAAAACTGTCACACGATTGAATTTACGAATTATTTTTTAGATTTTTTTTACTAGAGTTAACTTTAATGAAGTATTTTCAAGCAGTTTGGGGTATAATCCCCAACAAGAGGTGATGTGCGTGGCTTGGACGAAAGAAGAAAAAATAGCTGCTTATGAATTATTATTACTGCAACAAAAAGGATTACTTGAAATCGAGGATGATCTATTGGCAAATCTCGCCAATTCTTCTGCTTTATTAAAGGAAACTTTGCCGGATACTGTATTTTCTGGCTACTATCTTTTTAAAGATGATCAGTTAATCTTAGGACCATTCCAAGGGCGCGTTTCCTGTACCCGCATTCAAATGGGGAAGGGTGTTTGTGGTGAAAGCGCTCAAAAACGACAAACAATTATCGTAGCCAATGTGAAAGAACATGAAAATTATATTTCCTGTGACTCTGCTGCGCTGTCTGAAATTGTCGTGCCTTTGGTTAAGAATAATGAATTGATCGGAGTCTTAGATCTTGATAGTAGTAAAACAGGTAGCTACGATGAAATTGATCAAAATTTTTTAGAGGAATATGCACAACTACTAATGCAATAAACAAAGTAGCTAAAAGAAAAATTACACAGACGATACGAAGAACAATTCATTAAAAATTAATGCTTTTCAA
The DNA window shown above is from Enterococcus montenegrensis and carries:
- a CDS encoding endonuclease/exonuclease/phosphatase family protein; translation: MKKWLKIILLLIGTFLLVVSGYLGYVFLSYHRIADNVNLNVKAQQEKTLATNTNYRALTYNIGYASYPPTYSFFMDGGTQSRADNKGIVYKNLAGITKSVKKQKPDLVFYQEVDENGDRSYHVNEVNLLQQKFGNYNSVYGVNYDSPYLFYPFSEPIGKTKSGLVTLSKSSLMQAKRYQLPIDKGVTKILDYDRAFTVTKTPVKNGKALVLINIHLSAYTKNKAIQNAQLKKLTDFLTTEYEKGNYVLVAGDFNHDILGDAPAVFGTAKTPLTWTHPFPKDKLPKGFHIPVNNLATAKVPSARNLNEAYKRGHTFVTLIDGFIVSDNIAVKNVAVVDTDFAYSDHNPVTLDFQLK
- a CDS encoding helix-turn-helix domain-containing protein, translating into MNLRSLLSKSMLRHLHLLELLHESQYGLPTDTLIKELQCSLPVLLNDIRLINEEQDIAQIEKYKGLHQLKMQKSSSVSRLYAEFLRRSSEFQIFEALLYEQHDNITELAGELYLSVSNTQRYLKKIQAALKEIGVELKHRPLRLEGKESTIRQLYYRYFSEKNYQLEISLPTLTKEQQNLLIDFVKAFLQKNGFLQKHIFVHRLVYNLYISLWRIKNHHHFSKWQLQNEGIALPTGSVATQFQQLVFQAFNFAYDEQNCKDSFWLLYSDSLILNTNQLAAILQNNERGKTHFAIHQQLVAKFSGLLTKPLTKEEQIELSCILQNFSFLYATDGTCVNILRLDKKDFVVAMAKTYPFGVEKIKQLVTDIATSYHFYFEKDFIIAYVYWLITFVPDWMEKIKLSHKRLKILLLSSLSPTAESYLAMQITKKIYGNFEIVQGNQAEKDFMTEISHYDLILTTEDVKLDDNLAVLHIDSYLSWHNIFLIQEKVSELTENMTELAEKVS
- a CDS encoding GAF domain-containing protein, producing MCVAWTKEEKIAAYELLLLQQKGLLEIEDDLLANLANSSALLKETLPDTVFSGYYLFKDDQLILGPFQGRVSCTRIQMGKGVCGESAQKRQTIIVANVKEHENYISCDSAALSEIVVPLVKNNELIGVLDLDSSKTGSYDEIDQNFLEEYAQLLMQ
- a CDS encoding L-cystine transporter, whose protein sequence is MTTLLIIAVLVVFAALLYVFWRQQQKHLKFSTRVFVALFAGIVFGGLLQLIFGTKDAVTAGALEWIQIVGNGYVSLLQMLVMPLVFVSIVCAFTRMKESNKLGKISFTVLATLLATTAVAALIGYTSIVVFNLDGASFTQGAAESARIAELAQRQTQVENLSIPQQILSFIPTNVFADLAGTRATSTIGVVIFSAFVGVAYLGVKRKAPKEAEFFEKLMDSLYKIVMRIVTLVLRLTPYGVFALMTNVLASSDFAAIVNLGKFILASYSALIVVMLVHLLVLSFVKVSPVTYLKKALPVLSFAFTSRSSAGSMPLNIETQTKAFGVDDATANFAASFGISIGQNGCAGVYPAMLATIVAPTAGIDIFSIQFVLMLIAVVTISSFGVAGVGGGATFASLIVLGALNLPIAIVGLVISVEPLIDMARTAINVSDAMVAGIVTSTRIKEIDRSVLENPDAVIDTQA
- a CDS encoding helix-turn-helix domain-containing protein, which translates into the protein MATYYAEVKELNQLLLEFDLVIKNNQIQGSELQIRHFFSSLFFHTLPVTKIEQLQEQLLPTAFISDLEQCLEIRVNHCFLHELTLYLWVVKIRSEQGKDQLATEADFVAEIRNLGNRESFISGVQEMSSFGILKNLCHKHLVYFPTQKNSEVSRLICFFMSHHFSSSDSLLFRELKDLGRRHNFVSFRFVQTFLFLSEATSTKNSYVVYNVIKSIWQNILLKGQIMMDQAIFFNRYLEELEAINQKKHFDGIVLQLESYFPELFFHQKITDPLRGDLGRAFLYLQEEKEALYHVGIYYVGNQLLARQMTEYYLYELNKYPNLYATAWNSSSDFDIVLSNYEIGDLIQKEQLFYINVSHPELNIQEILKYVKTKQKRVG
- a CDS encoding TetR/AcrR family transcriptional regulator, whose protein sequence is MRKTKFTKKMILDKAAKFVQTYGFDELTTRNLADYMKMSTQPIYKQFDSMHDLKQALVINYFAKINQSFEKVDYANGLADFALHFVVYNQKCYELFLHIFFYPKKRAQLVVRFKQFPNNSFMI